Proteins from a genomic interval of Marispirochaeta aestuarii:
- a CDS encoding uroporphyrinogen decarboxylase family protein, whose translation MTSRERVVAALHFGNPDHIPLNLWFHQATRQRYGEQLAGLIRKYPNDIDLIAGPGDRNFYSRSTTAGRYTDTWGSSWLVLADGMVGEVKEPVLKDLTDVKKFSPPYEWLKSEWRRNDAVVEEKIRISRNNRRFVVGGKVEPFQRMQFVRGTENLFMDIGMKEQELFVFRDKISEYFDFYLDYWLEKDVDGIFFTEDWGSQISLLISPRDFVSIFKPVYKDLIEKIKARGKYVFFHSDGYVYDLYKEWIDLGVDAVNSQLWIMDLEEIGRNFKGKICFWGEIDRQNVLAFQGPSEIRKCAARMKDLLTVNGGGLIGQSVAGVDVSLENIEALCTCW comes from the coding sequence ATGACAAGCAGAGAAAGGGTAGTTGCGGCATTACATTTCGGCAATCCGGATCATATTCCTTTGAACCTCTGGTTTCACCAGGCAACCAGGCAAAGATATGGTGAACAGCTTGCCGGGCTCATCCGGAAATATCCGAACGATATTGATCTTATCGCCGGTCCCGGGGACAGAAACTTCTACAGCCGTTCCACCACGGCAGGACGCTATACCGACACCTGGGGAAGCTCATGGCTGGTGCTGGCGGATGGCATGGTCGGGGAGGTCAAAGAACCCGTCCTGAAAGACCTGACGGATGTAAAAAAATTCTCTCCCCCCTATGAATGGCTGAAATCCGAATGGAGACGCAACGATGCCGTTGTGGAGGAGAAAATCAGAATCTCCCGGAATAACAGGCGTTTTGTTGTCGGCGGCAAGGTCGAGCCTTTTCAGCGCATGCAGTTTGTCCGGGGCACGGAAAACCTGTTCATGGATATAGGAATGAAGGAACAGGAATTGTTTGTTTTCCGGGATAAAATTTCCGAATATTTTGATTTCTATCTCGATTACTGGCTTGAGAAGGATGTGGACGGGATCTTTTTTACCGAGGACTGGGGGTCCCAGATCAGCCTGCTTATCTCTCCCCGGGATTTTGTCTCGATTTTCAAACCGGTTTACAAGGACCTCATCGAAAAAATCAAAGCCAGGGGAAAATACGTGTTCTTCCACAGCGATGGCTATGTATATGATTTATACAAGGAATGGATCGACCTTGGCGTTGATGCTGTCAACAGCCAGCTCTGGATTATGGACCTTGAAGAGATCGGCAGAAACTTTAAAGGAAAGATCTGCTTCTGGGGCGAAATCGATCGTCAGAATGTCCTGGCCTTTCAGGGCCCCTCAGAAATCCGAAAGTGTGCCGCCAGGATGAAGGATCTTCTCACGGTAAACGGCGGAGGGCTGATTGGACAGAGTGTTGCGGGGGTGGATGTCTCGCTGGAGAACATAGAGGCTCTGTGCACCTGCTGGTAA
- a CDS encoding thiamine pyrophosphate-dependent enzyme: MVAKSELSLSELQKIAGEVRSCVLQNRPDRSLSHLEIAALLFRVNPARVIWSSSFSRSALHALYREIGERDPGKTPGSPIMRRPHSALGFAAGVAFEASLQGGKSCTCCCMSDTDQFLGGVWEAAIRSVKLRLGKLIAFVVESGPGAGFIADKYAACGWNVRFMNAAAIAEGFSQLKPPESGDIPSVIITQALEDDPEFSALRSGIDSSSAETAFHEQISAILRGIEEVPGEARKVIFSVTEGGRLCSFPGAYGNTEKVQVVDCGPAAATAFSLARGVGEAGGTSFVARCSRSGFSLSGNLRKARHMRRIECPSSAREAEQTVRSLWDLDVPWEIHISACL, encoded by the coding sequence ATGGTAGCTAAGAGCGAATTGTCCCTCTCTGAGCTGCAGAAAATTGCGGGCGAAGTTCGCAGCTGTGTTTTACAGAACAGACCTGACCGCTCTCTCAGCCATCTTGAAATTGCCGCGCTTCTGTTCAGAGTGAATCCGGCACGGGTAATCTGGTCCAGCTCCTTCAGCAGGTCGGCACTTCATGCCCTGTATCGGGAAATCGGGGAGCGCGATCCGGGGAAGACCCCCGGCAGTCCAATCATGCGCCGCCCTCACAGCGCTCTGGGATTTGCAGCGGGAGTCGCCTTTGAAGCTTCTCTTCAAGGCGGGAAGAGCTGTACCTGTTGCTGTATGTCCGATACCGATCAGTTCCTGGGAGGAGTCTGGGAAGCCGCAATCAGGAGCGTCAAACTTCGCCTGGGAAAACTCATCGCCTTTGTTGTAGAGTCCGGTCCCGGTGCGGGATTCATCGCCGACAAGTATGCTGCCTGCGGATGGAATGTGCGCTTCATGAATGCCGCTGCCATTGCTGAGGGGTTCAGCCAGCTGAAACCTCCTGAATCAGGGGATATTCCGTCTGTGATTATCACCCAGGCGCTTGAAGATGACCCGGAATTCTCAGCACTGCGATCAGGTATAGACAGCAGCTCTGCAGAGACCGCTTTTCATGAACAAATATCCGCAATCCTGCGGGGAATAGAGGAGGTGCCGGGAGAGGCTCGGAAGGTTATTTTTTCCGTTACCGAAGGAGGCCGGCTGTGCAGCTTTCCCGGGGCATACGGAAATACCGAAAAAGTCCAGGTGGTGGATTGCGGGCCCGCCGCCGCGACGGCCTTTTCTCTGGCAAGGGGCGTCGGAGAGGCCGGCGGCACCTCTTTTGTCGCACGTTGCAGCAGGAGCGGTTTTTCTCTTTCCGGAAACCTGCGGAAGGCACGGCACATGCGCCGGATTGAGTGTCCCTCCAGCGCCCGGGAGGCGGAGCAGACTGTCCGGAGTTTGTGGGATCTCGATGTTCCCTGGGAGATACACATAAGCGCCTGTCTGTAA
- a CDS encoding TRAP transporter large permease translates to MIGAFAQLSPETITIIMFGALFVGVLTGFPLAIPIGGVGVITGFLLFGPNSFDLIYSRVYAIVTDYGLMAVPLFVFMGNMLEKSGIAERMYKALYLWFGGFRGGLAIVSIIIGTVMAASVGIIAASITMLTLVALPAMIERGYDKGLATGAICAGGSLGILIPPSIMLIVYGPVARISVGKLFMAAFVPGLVLSGLYMVYITIRCLMKPSLAPVVPVEERRDSFYHKSMLVLQTVAPTAILILSVLGAIYFGVAAPTEAAAVGAVVATLLTLAYRRLTIPVLMDVALSTIKLTGMVLLIASASTTFVSVFLSAGGGAVVEDFILGFPGGRWVVFTMIMVICFILGAFIDWIGIIFVMVPILAPIIPKLGFDPLWFAMMVIVNLQMSFLTPPFAYAMFFLKGAAKPELGISTNDIIRGMIPYVFIVMVVLLLMIAYPQIALWLPSTM, encoded by the coding sequence ATGATTGGCGCGTTTGCACAATTAAGCCCTGAGACAATAACGATTATCATGTTCGGAGCCCTTTTTGTAGGGGTATTGACCGGCTTTCCCCTGGCCATTCCCATCGGCGGGGTGGGGGTCATAACCGGCTTCCTGCTCTTCGGGCCGAACTCCTTCGATCTTATCTACAGCCGGGTATACGCTATCGTCACAGATTATGGCCTGATGGCTGTGCCTCTCTTCGTATTCATGGGAAATATGCTGGAAAAGTCGGGTATCGCGGAGAGGATGTATAAAGCCCTCTACCTCTGGTTCGGAGGGTTCCGCGGGGGGCTGGCCATTGTCAGTATAATAATTGGAACGGTAATGGCGGCCAGTGTAGGTATTATTGCTGCATCGATAACCATGCTGACTCTGGTGGCTCTTCCGGCCATGATCGAGCGCGGTTACGACAAAGGCCTGGCCACCGGGGCAATATGCGCGGGGGGCTCCCTGGGTATCCTTATCCCTCCAAGTATCATGCTGATAGTCTATGGGCCGGTAGCCCGGATTTCCGTGGGCAAGCTCTTTATGGCGGCCTTTGTACCGGGACTGGTGCTTTCCGGCCTGTATATGGTCTATATAACCATACGCTGCCTGATGAAGCCCTCCCTTGCCCCGGTTGTACCCGTCGAGGAACGGAGAGATTCCTTCTACCACAAAAGCATGCTCGTTCTGCAGACCGTCGCTCCCACGGCGATTCTTATTCTCTCGGTGCTGGGGGCCATCTATTTCGGTGTCGCAGCACCCACTGAAGCAGCTGCCGTAGGAGCCGTAGTCGCCACCCTTCTGACTCTAGCCTATCGCAGGCTGACGATTCCGGTCCTGATGGATGTGGCTCTTTCCACGATCAAGCTGACGGGTATGGTTTTGCTTATCGCCAGTGCGTCCACAACCTTCGTAAGCGTTTTTCTGAGTGCAGGCGGCGGGGCTGTTGTAGAAGATTTTATCCTCGGCTTCCCCGGGGGACGCTGGGTTGTATTCACGATGATCATGGTCATCTGTTTTATTCTGGGGGCATTCATCGACTGGATTGGTATTATCTTTGTAATGGTACCGATTCTTGCGCCGATTATTCCCAAGCTTGGATTTGATCCTCTCTGGTTTGCAATGATGGTAATCGTCAACCTGCAGATGTCCTTCCTTACTCCTCCCTTTGCCTATGCCATGTTTTTCCTGAAAGGAGCGGCAAAGCCGGAACTGGGTATAAGCACCAACGACATCATACGAGGCATGATACCCTACGTCTTTATTGTCATGGTCGTACTCCTGTTAATGATTGCCTATCCGCAGATTGCTCTCTGGTTGCCCAGTACGATGTAG
- a CDS encoding TRAP transporter small permease subunit, translated as MGKEALENDWAIVRGFARSVFALSEATGQFIKYLVMALVLVLFTEVTMRYVFNSPTVWALETSKMLLGTIGACGWGYTHKLGGHVRVDVIYALVPRRGQALIDVIMSLLMLFPLVFVLIGVGTKWTIRAWQTGEKMIESSWLPPAAPFRTALLLGFILFGLQCLAQFSCDLYYLIKKRELI; from the coding sequence ATGGGAAAAGAAGCCCTGGAAAATGACTGGGCCATTGTCCGCGGTTTTGCCCGTTCAGTCTTTGCATTGAGCGAGGCAACCGGACAGTTCATAAAGTATCTGGTAATGGCCCTGGTTCTTGTTCTGTTTACCGAGGTAACCATGCGCTATGTTTTCAATTCCCCGACTGTCTGGGCGCTGGAAACCTCAAAAATGCTGCTTGGAACAATCGGCGCCTGCGGCTGGGGGTATACCCACAAGCTGGGCGGGCACGTGCGGGTGGATGTTATCTATGCCCTGGTTCCCCGCAGGGGGCAGGCCTTGATCGACGTTATCATGTCGCTGCTGATGCTGTTTCCCCTGGTATTCGTGCTGATAGGGGTAGGGACAAAATGGACGATTCGCGCCTGGCAGACCGGCGAAAAGATGATCGAGAGCAGCTGGCTGCCCCCGGCGGCCCCGTTCCGCACGGCCCTTCTGCTGGGGTTCATCCTTTTCGGGCTGCAGTGTCTGGCCCAGTTTTCCTGTGATCTGTACTACCTGATCAAAAAGAGGGAACTGATATGA
- a CDS encoding TRAP transporter substrate-binding protein: protein MNRGQRGIVFLILIVLTFGMLIACGGSSGEDATAEAAAPKKEVIRWRLQSWAPAGDRTYEAAQRFAEVVEIASDGQLLITPYTAGSVIPGGKEFDSVMSGSVEAVHGPPGWTIGYLPGAVFFTQYPGGLTSNQLEMWMKLEGRKIAQDLYDDLGVHYVGILTLSPAEVWAHSTKPLRSVADIKGWKVRLGTTALNAIFQKMGATPVFLPGGEIYESAKRGVIDGFEYINPSLNWDMGFHEVAKYMYLSPSRAPTDTQCIYVNGDTWDKLPENLKTIVTMATDQIAREYYTESVNRDVEAVQKYIDAGTIVEPVPQDIIDLLNEKSLEYFQEESAKDPNYKRIYDSAMAWKEVCERFDIK, encoded by the coding sequence ATGAACAGAGGACAGAGGGGTATAGTTTTCCTGATACTCATCGTATTGACCTTCGGTATGCTGATCGCCTGCGGCGGTTCCTCAGGGGAGGATGCAACGGCTGAAGCGGCGGCTCCTAAAAAGGAGGTTATACGCTGGAGGCTGCAGTCCTGGGCTCCCGCCGGAGACAGGACCTACGAAGCGGCTCAGCGTTTCGCGGAGGTGGTTGAAATTGCTTCCGACGGGCAGCTCCTTATTACACCGTATACCGCCGGATCGGTTATTCCCGGTGGAAAAGAGTTTGATTCGGTCATGTCGGGATCTGTGGAAGCGGTTCACGGACCTCCGGGCTGGACAATCGGCTACCTTCCCGGCGCCGTGTTCTTTACCCAGTATCCGGGAGGACTGACCTCGAATCAGCTCGAGATGTGGATGAAGCTGGAGGGTCGTAAAATAGCCCAGGACCTTTACGATGATCTGGGGGTTCACTATGTCGGTATCCTGACTCTCAGCCCTGCTGAGGTCTGGGCCCACTCCACCAAACCCCTCCGGTCTGTTGCGGATATCAAGGGATGGAAGGTACGGCTCGGGACTACAGCGCTGAACGCAATTTTCCAGAAAATGGGAGCGACCCCGGTCTTTCTCCCCGGGGGAGAGATTTATGAATCTGCGAAAAGAGGCGTTATTGACGGGTTCGAATACATCAACCCCTCGCTGAACTGGGATATGGGATTCCACGAGGTTGCGAAGTATATGTACCTGTCTCCTTCCCGGGCACCTACGGATACCCAGTGTATCTATGTCAACGGGGATACCTGGGACAAACTGCCGGAGAATCTCAAGACAATTGTTACCATGGCGACAGACCAGATCGCCAGGGAGTACTACACCGAGTCGGTAAACCGTGATGTGGAAGCAGTGCAGAAATATATCGACGCCGGAACCATCGTGGAACCGGTTCCCCAGGACATTATCGATCTCTTGAACGAGAAATCCCTGGAGTATTTCCAGGAAGAGTCTGCCAAGGATCCCAATTACAAGCGAATCTATGACAGTGCCATGGCCTGGAAAGAGGTTTGCGAACGTTTCGACATAAAGTAG
- a CDS encoding sigma 54-interacting transcriptional regulator, with amino-acid sequence MDAYAILPYKGLVEIASETGRELKLDLKIFEGETEEAIPFAMDAQKRGADCIISRGGTASIIERYVNVPIVRVPVSELDLLRILYPLKGLDRKILVVGFRNAVFRARSAARVLGLQIQELPIPYEAADYNFDHIRRSAEHLIRHHGIDTIIGDQTAFINLRSYCESQYLITSSKDDFLTALRNSQLLNTDGQREQQDQIQVVLNAVQEGIISTDTHGRVTSFNIKAAEIFGMEPGMVIGASLDELAGYFRDFEELKSTISLTLRNGNPESIQLSRPKGPEVYEINSAPLVSQKGIHGTVTTIIRSSHAHSGKSAGNKHPSAGTFNTHYSFKDILGRDEAFVRVLAVARAYTMTDATILIEGESGVGKEMFAQSIHASGPRKEGPFVAVNCASIPEPLLESELFGYEQGAFTGASRAGQKGLFELADGGTLFLDEISEIDQKMQMNLLRVLEERRIRRIGSDRLRDVDVRVIAASNRDLRKLIDENHFRPDLFYRLNLLNLHIPALRERKADIPLLAEHFFTQFCRHYGGKEVRLTEDILNRLRCYPWPGNIRELKNIMERTALTIATRCLELSDLEIITRELNNSLSSRSSRINELSFCGTLNTIKHQAAESALQAAGYNKSHAARMLGIDRSTLDRLLDPRD; translated from the coding sequence ATGGATGCTTATGCGATCCTGCCGTACAAAGGCCTGGTGGAAATTGCTTCGGAAACCGGGAGAGAACTGAAACTCGACCTGAAGATTTTCGAGGGTGAAACCGAAGAGGCAATACCCTTCGCCATGGATGCCCAGAAACGGGGGGCGGACTGCATCATCAGCCGGGGGGGAACAGCCTCCATAATTGAACGGTATGTCAATGTTCCCATTGTACGGGTCCCGGTAAGTGAACTGGACCTCCTGCGAATTCTCTATCCTTTGAAAGGCCTGGACAGAAAGATCCTGGTTGTGGGCTTCAGAAACGCTGTATTCCGGGCCAGGTCCGCCGCACGGGTTTTAGGTCTTCAAATCCAGGAACTCCCGATCCCCTATGAGGCTGCCGACTATAATTTTGACCATATCAGACGCAGCGCGGAACACCTTATCCGCCATCACGGAATCGATACAATTATCGGGGATCAGACCGCCTTTATAAATCTCAGATCCTACTGCGAGAGTCAGTACCTGATAACATCCAGCAAGGATGATTTTCTCACAGCCCTCAGGAATTCACAGCTCCTGAACACGGATGGTCAGCGGGAACAGCAGGATCAGATCCAGGTCGTGTTGAATGCTGTGCAGGAGGGTATTATCTCTACCGACACCCATGGAAGAGTAACCAGCTTCAATATAAAGGCGGCGGAGATTTTCGGAATGGAACCGGGTATGGTGATAGGCGCCTCTCTGGATGAACTGGCCGGGTATTTCAGGGATTTCGAAGAACTGAAATCCACAATCTCCCTTACCCTTCGCAATGGAAACCCGGAGAGCATACAACTCTCCCGCCCGAAGGGCCCCGAGGTCTACGAGATCAATTCCGCCCCCCTGGTATCACAAAAGGGAATTCACGGGACAGTGACAACTATCATACGAAGCAGTCACGCTCATAGCGGTAAGAGCGCCGGGAATAAGCACCCATCTGCCGGAACATTCAACACTCATTACAGTTTCAAGGATATCCTGGGCAGGGATGAAGCCTTTGTACGTGTGCTGGCCGTCGCCCGGGCCTATACCATGACGGATGCCACAATCCTGATTGAAGGGGAAAGCGGTGTGGGAAAGGAGATGTTCGCCCAGAGTATTCACGCCTCGGGGCCAAGAAAAGAGGGTCCTTTCGTGGCGGTAAACTGTGCCTCCATACCTGAACCGCTTTTGGAGAGTGAACTCTTCGGCTACGAGCAGGGAGCATTTACCGGAGCCTCCAGGGCGGGACAGAAAGGACTCTTCGAGCTGGCCGACGGAGGAACTCTTTTCCTGGACGAAATAAGCGAGATTGATCAGAAAATGCAGATGAATCTTCTGCGGGTCCTGGAAGAACGCCGGATTCGCCGCATCGGATCAGACAGATTGCGGGATGTCGACGTTCGCGTAATAGCGGCTTCCAACAGGGACCTGCGTAAACTGATCGACGAGAACCATTTCCGCCCCGACCTTTTTTACCGTCTGAATCTGCTGAACCTTCATATTCCAGCCCTGAGGGAACGGAAAGCAGACATCCCCCTGCTGGCGGAACACTTTTTTACACAGTTCTGCAGACACTATGGCGGCAAGGAGGTGCGGCTTACCGAGGATATCCTCAACAGACTGCGCTGCTACCCCTGGCCGGGGAACATACGGGAACTGAAAAACATAATGGAACGGACGGCTCTTACCATAGCCACCCGCTGCCTGGAGCTTTCCGATCTGGAAATCATCACCCGGGAGCTGAACAACAGTCTGAGTTCCCGAAGCTCCCGGATAAATGAACTGTCCTTCTGCGGAACCCTGAACACGATAAAACACCAGGCCGCCGAATCAGCACTGCAGGCGGCAGGATACAATAAAAGCCATGCCGCCCGGATGCTGGGTATAGACCGGTCAACCCTGGACCGGCTGCTGGATCCCAGGGACTGA
- the ettA gene encoding energy-dependent translational throttle protein EttA — protein sequence MAEENKIIYSMVRVSKSFNKKPILKDISLSYFYGAKIGVLGLNGSGKSTLLKIMAGVDKDFNGEAMLSPGYTIGYLEQEPRLDPERTVRQVVEEGVQETVDLLKEYDEINTRFAEEMSDEEMNQLLERQGEVQELLDTRNAWDLDSRLEMAMDALRCPPADQKVGPLAGGEKRRVALCRLLLRQPDILLLDEPTNHLDAETVAWLEHHLHEYQGTVIAVTHDRYFLDNVAGWILELDRGEGIPWKGNYSSWLEQKQNRLANESKQETARQKTLQRELEWIRMSPKGRAAKSKARVNHYEQLLNQETRERQKELQLFIPPGPRLGDIVIECQGVRKSYDSRIIVDDMNFSVPPGGVVGIIGPNGAGKTTLFRMVIGQENPDSGDIRLGETVKLAYVDQTREKLDPDKTIFEMVTGGRENMKLGNREINSRSYVAQFNFSGADQQKKVGILSGGERNRVQLALMLQEEANVLLLDEPTNDLDVNTMRALEDAIELFPGCVMVISHDRWFLDRIATHILAFEGDSRVTFFNGNYSEYENDRIERLGETALIPHRIKYRSLTRD from the coding sequence ATGGCAGAAGAGAACAAGATAATCTATTCGATGGTCCGGGTCAGTAAAAGCTTTAATAAAAAGCCGATCCTCAAGGATATATCCCTCTCCTATTTCTACGGCGCCAAGATCGGTGTTCTGGGGCTGAACGGTTCGGGAAAAAGTACCCTGCTGAAGATCATGGCCGGAGTGGACAAGGATTTTAACGGTGAGGCTATGCTTTCCCCCGGCTATACCATCGGGTATCTGGAACAGGAACCCCGGCTCGATCCGGAAAGGACTGTCCGCCAGGTGGTTGAAGAGGGAGTACAGGAGACCGTTGATCTTCTGAAGGAATATGACGAGATAAATACCCGCTTTGCCGAAGAGATGAGCGACGAAGAGATGAACCAGCTCCTTGAACGGCAGGGGGAGGTCCAGGAGCTTCTGGATACCCGTAACGCCTGGGACCTGGATTCCCGGCTGGAGATGGCCATGGACGCCCTGCGCTGTCCTCCGGCGGATCAGAAGGTGGGACCCCTGGCGGGGGGAGAGAAGCGCCGGGTCGCTCTGTGCCGCCTGCTTTTGCGGCAGCCCGATATCCTTCTGCTTGACGAGCCGACAAACCATCTGGATGCTGAAACCGTCGCCTGGCTTGAGCACCATCTGCATGAATACCAGGGAACCGTAATCGCTGTAACCCACGACCGCTACTTTCTGGACAATGTCGCGGGCTGGATCCTCGAGCTGGACCGGGGGGAAGGTATCCCCTGGAAGGGGAACTACTCCTCCTGGCTGGAACAGAAGCAGAACCGGCTGGCCAACGAGAGTAAACAGGAGACCGCCCGGCAGAAAACCCTGCAGCGGGAACTTGAATGGATCAGGATGAGCCCCAAGGGCCGGGCCGCCAAGAGCAAGGCCAGGGTGAACCATTACGAGCAGCTGCTGAATCAGGAGACCCGGGAACGGCAGAAGGAGCTTCAGCTCTTTATTCCCCCGGGACCTCGGCTGGGGGATATCGTAATAGAATGCCAGGGGGTACGCAAATCCTACGATTCACGAATCATCGTGGACGACATGAACTTTTCCGTTCCCCCCGGCGGGGTGGTGGGGATTATCGGTCCCAACGGAGCAGGAAAAACCACTCTTTTCCGCATGGTTATCGGCCAGGAGAACCCGGATTCCGGAGATATCCGCCTCGGGGAGACCGTGAAGCTTGCCTACGTGGACCAGACCCGGGAAAAGCTGGACCCGGACAAAACGATATTCGAAATGGTAACCGGCGGGCGGGAGAACATGAAACTGGGGAACCGGGAAATCAACAGCCGTTCCTACGTGGCCCAGTTCAATTTTTCCGGTGCCGACCAGCAGAAAAAGGTGGGGATCCTCTCGGGAGGAGAGAGAAATCGCGTACAGCTCGCCCTGATGCTTCAGGAGGAGGCAAACGTACTGCTCCTGGATGAGCCCACCAACGACCTGGACGTCAACACCATGCGGGCCCTGGAGGACGCCATCGAGCTCTTTCCCGGCTGCGTGATGGTCATCAGCCACGACCGCTGGTTTCTGGACCGTATCGCGACCCACATTCTGGCCTTCGAGGGCGACAGCAGGGTCACCTTCTTTAACGGCAACTACAGCGAATACGAAAACGACCGTATAGAACGCCTTGGAGAGACTGCCCTTATTCCCCACAGAATCAAATACCGCAGTCTGACCAGGGACTGA
- a CDS encoding TetR/AcrR family transcriptional regulator: MNARLKAIYESASTLFIRQGYSRTQISHIAQAVGVSVGTIYHDFSGKKEIMQFVLKCTIEPDFMEKNLKRPINEEAFEGLEREIEETFTTVLRDFSERSARPETSFSAFISDAFDLVARYAAGLLFIEKNQYEFEKLAGYYRDFRNRFFETMTFYFNRYIERGVIRKPHFPQYAVTHIIETITWWGMDIRYSAFNQLDISKEQAREVVLDNLVPAYARTHAGK, from the coding sequence ATGAATGCACGATTAAAAGCTATATATGAATCAGCAAGCACATTGTTCATCAGGCAGGGATACTCACGCACACAAATCAGCCACATAGCACAAGCAGTCGGCGTATCAGTGGGAACGATATATCATGACTTTTCCGGTAAAAAAGAGATTATGCAATTTGTGCTGAAATGTACAATAGAGCCGGATTTCATGGAGAAAAATCTGAAACGGCCCATAAACGAAGAAGCGTTTGAAGGTTTGGAAAGGGAAATAGAAGAGACCTTTACTACTGTACTGCGGGATTTTTCGGAACGATCTGCACGGCCGGAGACATCTTTTTCAGCATTCATTTCTGACGCATTTGACCTGGTTGCCCGGTATGCAGCAGGTCTTCTGTTCATCGAGAAGAACCAGTATGAATTTGAAAAACTGGCCGGATACTACAGAGATTTTCGAAATCGTTTTTTTGAGACCATGACATTTTATTTTAACCGGTATATTGAAAGAGGAGTTATTAGAAAACCGCATTTCCCTCAATATGCAGTAACCCATATTATCGAAACTATAACGTGGTGGGGAATGGATATCCGGTACTCTGCGTTCAACCAGCTTGATATATCGAAAGAACAGGCCAGGGAGGTTGTTTTAGACAACCTGGTTCCTGCGTATGCACGTACACACGCGGGAAAATAA
- a CDS encoding TVP38/TMEM64 family protein — translation MIGSLQKSRVLKIGITVFAVLSVVAVSFFGVSWISEPANQLVFRKWIEKIGPIGWVVVALMQFMHIVIAPVPAEPVQILSGTLYGAWGGYSP, via the coding sequence ATGATTGGGAGTCTTCAGAAAAGCAGGGTACTAAAAATAGGTATTACCGTGTTTGCCGTTCTGTCTGTTGTTGCTGTTTCGTTTTTTGGTGTTTCATGGATATCAGAACCTGCTAATCAGCTTGTTTTCAGAAAATGGATAGAGAAGATAGGGCCGATAGGCTGGGTCGTCGTTGCGCTTATGCAGTTTATGCACATAGTAATTGCTCCTGTACCGGCAGAGCCTGTCCAGATACTCTCCGGTACACTGTACGGAGCATGGGGGGGGTATAGTCCTTAA